Proteins encoded within one genomic window of Pectobacterium araliae:
- a CDS encoding amino acid adenylation domain-containing protein, translating to MSETSVVFDSASSDLSADFLQLPLVAAQPGIWFAEQLAQVRHDFTVAHAIELNGPLDRDCLDRAIRQGLSEADTVHARFVVNDDGEPVQHLPRHPLIHAPEWRDLSAKAEAEAEAWALIHQDLVADLPADGEQPLYRQVVMKVGNAPERWLWYQRFHHLLLDGFSFDALTRRIVDIYNALRSGRAPAASPFTPFAPVVAEYQDWLASPEYQRSAEFWQQHAADLPAPVSLATEMCEPAEPDLRSLQQQVDISVAPSAEVVMAALAIYLYRMSGEPTLSIGFPFMRRIGSAALCVTGPVVNVLPLQLTLRPTMTLAEVDKMFATEIKTVRRHQRYEAEQLRRDLGRVGGEGLYDPVINFKIYQDALMLEGTPAITHALAMGPVEDMEFELGRLGEQLHLTLVANPKRYSEQTLQWHAERIAYLLQQLVALPETEIADVSLLPSEEKERIAAWGQGATLPLPKGITTVVDLFLQQATRQPDAIAVACGDERLTYRELSTRVTQLARLLIARGIGTEDVVAIGVPRSVDAIVAIFGVLTSGAAYLPLDLDYPPERMALMLEDARPALLLTHQAVASHMPPQTVTVCLDDEETRRLCAMLPEHPVTDTERREPLCGENLAYMIYTSGSTGKPKGVMSTHRGLLNLLISHGEQLFGPAITRFFHSHGRRLRAGHTVSFSFDSSWEPLFCLILGAELYVFDEDQRRDSWALVQKLRQLPVDLLDITPSFFSQLVDSGLLDDEQPKPAFIMLGGEAATPSLWQRIRQHPEIEFHNYYGPSEYTIDTLGANVQVADQPVIGRPVANTSAWLLDDRLQPVPVGVAGELYISGTGIARGYLRRPDLTAARFVANPFQAGDVMYRTGDVMRWRTDGQLVFIGRVDHQIKVRGFRIELGEVESALVALPEVSTAVVIAEPNGVTYRLVGYCSVPDAAVRSQPDIVTSLQAQLAARLPDYMVPSLLVVLEALPLTVNGKIDRQALPKPQFSALPNSGRQPGNEQEALICQAVAAILGLENIGVDDDFFSLGGDSISAMALGSRLRRAGWQLRAKDIFAQRIPERMAQTMLPLECAPSQPSVPRQGVINGLPIVRWFAQHGIERQFSHGVYLQVPPALQLEQIEQALRVLVNTHPALAARVCDGALTISEPAPDGRYCRDWSIEEDKDASAGAALAALSHQIKPEAGVMMQAARLRHGEQACGLVLVIHHLVVDGISWRVLLHELRLVAEAIMAERPITLAEEEYSLMGWSTHLLATASHRRGELAFWQAMWRDEVRMLGARRLDPARDRQSTQQVERRLLSAEQTTALLVDLPQQYRATVDEVLLTALGMACSRCYQTRALRVMMESHGRSDEAGFDLGRTVGWLTAEYPVCFNWDNTDATTPAYMLTAVKNVLRAVPDNGVGYGQLRWLDEIGASALTVLEEQNTPEILFNYLGRFGRQVGPWSPCGTADSFRDVFVATQAEQSPLSHALEINLFVDEQGSLPQLAILWGWADGIFTAQAISELHDALVAAVGELTDFSRQQPQRTADTLTLSEIGMPGMTAETLAQLRQQHGPLSAVLPLMPLQQGLLFHAQLAENRGSYNSLVRLSLHEPLGAEQIRKALDALVRRYPQLAARFDTELAAQPLQVVPLLRDDISYWPLTEHTLPTAESAALWELEHQELTRDLFRQPHAMLHALLVSHGQSQTLFLNAHHLVVDGWSTPVLLRDFFALLRGDTLPPVTDYAQVVLQLTGRDLEVSRQVWREALVNARPTILFDKQSDTEAVRELELLLDSALEQAMLRLCRQQGLTLNTLIQGIWGVLLSTYSGSQDILFGSPVSGRFGAFDGAETQVGLFSNTLPVRVRVDPTLPLLSQLAALQHQQIQLIEHDGLGLGDIQKLAGVGTLFDTLLVVENYPEGDALDSRCTEVSNRGYTHYPLTLLVLPGEHLRLLMEYRDSVPQPERLLQRLQHLLAQLVAQPELPLSAWNLLLPEETQFIDEVNRTQHVVPSGTLHQAVAEQALRTPDGVALVDCQHRLTYRQMMHHIQGVAQRLRDAGVQPGDIVAIALPRSVRLSLALSAVLACGAAWLPLDTGYPDERLAMMVEDAQPRLILTESALLPRFAQQGQVLILDALIAESALPAYHRVDVKSDAAAYVLYTSGSTGRPKGVVVSHRAIVNRLWWMQDQYPLTHEDVVLQKTPCSFDVSVWEFFWPLMTGATLVMAPPDSHRDPSMLKQLIHEHAVTTLHFVPSMLAAFVNALEQGAGEDNGCDSLLRVFCSGEALSRELAMNWQALVGAPLHNLYGPTEAAVDVTYQPAFGMALADCTAPGIPIGLPVWNTQLRILDACLRPVPPGVAGDLYLCGRQLAQGYLRRPDLTASRFVADPFAAGERMYRTGDIARWLDDGTVEYLGRSDDQLKIRGQRIELGEIEQALLAQPQVAQAVVCARELSGHTSTTHGADGRQLVAWLIPQDGRELDIPALQQALARRLPAHMLPVSYVPMTDFPLSANGKLNRKALPMPEMMRTEGRVPVTESERFIAGRFAEILQCDRVFADDDFFALGGHSLLAMQLAADIRRYSQYAMSVGQIMAQRSVEKLAKLLEGADEPDSAESHGSGEILPLRAGNGPALFCIHPASGFAWQYSGLLRYLGGNYPIIGLQSPRPQGGIAHCASVDEMCERHLAALRRLQPHGPYFLLGYSLGGTLAHGIAARLQQSGEEVAFLGLLDTYPAEGQDWSGPSEDEARQEVEREQAEFMNAAEEERDAQLRADKAAMFKDIVANYRDAVRLLSTATSPCYHGDATLFVATRTLPADMDVKASWAPYIDGVTLYPQSSEHADILSPHTLVELGPLLDKLLTKALSATV from the coding sequence GTGTCTGAGACATCCGTAGTGTTTGATTCTGCCTCTTCTGATCTGTCAGCTGATTTTCTGCAATTACCGTTGGTTGCGGCACAGCCAGGAATCTGGTTTGCCGAGCAATTAGCCCAAGTTCGTCATGACTTTACAGTGGCACATGCCATTGAATTGAACGGTCCACTCGATCGAGATTGTCTGGATCGCGCTATTCGGCAAGGGCTGTCGGAAGCAGATACGGTTCATGCCCGTTTTGTCGTTAACGATGATGGTGAGCCTGTACAGCACTTGCCGCGCCATCCCCTGATCCATGCGCCGGAATGGCGGGATTTAAGCGCGAAGGCTGAGGCCGAAGCAGAGGCATGGGCACTGATTCATCAAGATTTAGTCGCCGATTTACCGGCGGATGGCGAGCAGCCCCTGTACCGTCAGGTCGTGATGAAAGTCGGCAATGCGCCAGAACGTTGGTTGTGGTATCAGCGTTTCCATCATCTGCTGTTGGACGGTTTCAGCTTCGATGCATTGACCCGACGCATCGTCGATATCTACAACGCGCTACGCTCAGGGCGAGCGCCTGCGGCTAGCCCATTCACGCCATTCGCTCCCGTCGTTGCGGAGTATCAGGACTGGCTGGCATCACCTGAATATCAGCGATCCGCTGAGTTCTGGCAGCAACACGCGGCGGACTTGCCGGCTCCGGTATCGCTGGCGACGGAAATGTGTGAACCCGCCGAACCTGACTTACGCTCGTTGCAGCAGCAAGTGGATATCAGTGTCGCGCCATCGGCAGAGGTCGTGATGGCAGCGTTGGCGATATATCTCTATCGCATGAGTGGTGAGCCGACGTTGTCTATCGGTTTCCCCTTTATGCGTCGTATCGGTTCGGCAGCGCTGTGCGTGACTGGTCCTGTGGTGAATGTATTGCCGTTGCAACTGACTCTGCGCCCGACGATGACACTGGCCGAAGTCGATAAGATGTTTGCTACTGAGATAAAGACCGTGAGGCGTCATCAACGCTATGAAGCGGAGCAACTGCGGCGTGATTTAGGACGGGTTGGCGGCGAAGGACTGTATGATCCTGTGATCAACTTCAAGATATATCAGGATGCTTTGATGCTGGAGGGGACTCCGGCCATTACACATGCGTTGGCGATGGGACCCGTCGAGGATATGGAATTTGAACTCGGCAGATTGGGCGAGCAACTGCATCTGACGCTGGTGGCGAACCCGAAGCGCTATAGCGAACAGACACTGCAATGGCATGCGGAACGCATCGCATACTTGTTACAACAGTTGGTGGCTCTGCCGGAAACAGAGATTGCAGACGTGTCCTTGCTGCCATCAGAGGAAAAAGAGCGTATTGCGGCATGGGGACAAGGAGCAACGCTGCCACTACCTAAAGGGATCACCACGGTAGTGGATCTGTTTTTGCAACAAGCCACACGGCAACCGGATGCGATCGCTGTGGCCTGCGGTGATGAGCGATTGACGTATCGCGAATTGTCTACGCGAGTGACGCAGCTTGCCAGGTTGCTCATCGCGCGCGGTATCGGTACGGAGGATGTGGTGGCGATCGGCGTCCCTCGTTCTGTGGACGCGATAGTTGCTATTTTTGGGGTGCTGACCAGCGGCGCGGCTTATCTACCTTTGGATCTGGATTATCCACCGGAACGTATGGCATTGATGCTGGAAGATGCTCGTCCGGCTTTGTTGCTGACCCATCAGGCGGTCGCTTCTCATATGCCGCCGCAGACGGTAACTGTTTGTCTGGACGATGAGGAGACGCGCCGTCTTTGTGCCATGCTGCCGGAACATCCCGTAACGGATACCGAGCGACGGGAACCGCTGTGCGGTGAAAATCTCGCTTATATGATCTACACCTCAGGTTCTACCGGCAAGCCAAAAGGGGTGATGAGTACGCACCGTGGCCTGCTCAACCTGTTGATATCGCATGGGGAGCAGCTGTTTGGTCCGGCAATCACTCGCTTTTTCCACTCTCATGGTCGCCGCCTGCGGGCGGGACACACCGTCTCATTTTCATTCGACTCTTCTTGGGAACCGCTGTTTTGCCTGATTCTAGGCGCGGAGCTGTACGTCTTTGATGAGGATCAACGGCGCGATTCCTGGGCACTGGTGCAGAAATTGCGTCAACTGCCGGTTGACCTGTTGGATATCACCCCCTCGTTCTTTTCACAGTTGGTTGATAGTGGATTGTTGGATGACGAGCAGCCTAAACCCGCATTCATCATGCTTGGGGGAGAAGCCGCTACGCCGTCTTTATGGCAGCGGATACGACAACACCCGGAAATTGAGTTCCATAATTATTACGGGCCTTCTGAGTACACCATTGACACGCTGGGAGCGAATGTTCAGGTTGCCGATCAACCTGTAATTGGTCGCCCAGTTGCCAATACGAGCGCCTGGTTGTTGGATGATCGTTTGCAACCCGTACCCGTTGGGGTGGCAGGGGAGTTATACATCTCTGGTACGGGTATTGCGCGCGGCTATTTGCGACGTCCGGATCTTACCGCAGCACGTTTTGTCGCCAACCCGTTTCAGGCTGGTGACGTGATGTACCGCACGGGTGATGTGATGCGCTGGCGAACGGATGGGCAGTTGGTATTTATCGGCCGCGTGGATCATCAGATTAAAGTGCGGGGATTCCGCATTGAGTTGGGTGAAGTTGAAAGCGCATTAGTGGCATTACCAGAGGTCAGTACGGCGGTCGTAATTGCCGAACCGAATGGTGTCACCTATCGGCTGGTTGGGTACTGTTCGGTGCCGGATGCGGCGGTTCGCTCACAGCCAGATATTGTCACTAGCTTGCAGGCACAATTGGCTGCTCGTTTACCGGATTACATGGTGCCGTCGCTGTTGGTTGTGTTGGAGGCGTTGCCACTGACGGTGAATGGAAAAATTGATCGTCAGGCGTTGCCTAAACCGCAATTCAGTGCGCTGCCAAACAGCGGACGTCAGCCAGGCAATGAGCAGGAAGCGTTAATTTGTCAGGCCGTGGCAGCCATCCTGGGGCTGGAGAATATCGGCGTGGATGACGACTTTTTCTCGCTGGGGGGCGATAGCATTTCGGCCATGGCGCTTGGTTCTCGGCTGCGTCGGGCTGGCTGGCAGCTACGAGCAAAAGATATTTTTGCTCAGCGCATCCCAGAACGAATGGCGCAAACGATGTTGCCGCTTGAGTGTGCGCCATCTCAACCGAGTGTTCCACGACAGGGCGTGATAAACGGATTACCTATTGTGCGCTGGTTTGCTCAACACGGTATTGAGCGGCAGTTCTCACATGGGGTCTATCTTCAGGTTCCTCCAGCATTACAACTCGAACAGATAGAACAGGCGTTGCGGGTGTTGGTTAACACCCACCCCGCGTTAGCGGCACGGGTTTGTGATGGCGCGTTGACGATCAGTGAACCTGCGCCAGATGGGCGGTATTGCCGTGATTGGTCGATAGAAGAAGATAAAGACGCCAGTGCCGGAGCGGCGTTAGCGGCGCTCTCTCACCAGATCAAACCAGAGGCTGGCGTCATGATGCAAGCTGCGCGTCTACGGCATGGTGAGCAGGCGTGTGGACTGGTGTTGGTGATCCACCATCTCGTGGTCGATGGCATTTCGTGGCGGGTACTGTTGCATGAATTGCGGCTCGTGGCGGAGGCGATTATGGCTGAGCGCCCCATCACGTTGGCTGAGGAAGAGTACTCACTGATGGGATGGTCGACACATCTTTTAGCGACGGCATCACACCGACGCGGTGAGCTGGCATTTTGGCAGGCGATGTGGCGCGACGAGGTGCGTATGTTGGGCGCCCGTCGGTTGGATCCCGCACGCGATCGGCAGAGCACGCAGCAAGTGGAACGGCGTTTGCTGAGCGCGGAACAGACGACCGCGCTGCTGGTGGATTTGCCGCAACAGTATCGCGCCACGGTAGATGAAGTGCTATTAACTGCACTGGGGATGGCGTGTTCACGCTGTTATCAGACACGTGCGCTGCGAGTCATGATGGAGTCTCATGGGCGTAGCGATGAGGCAGGGTTCGATCTGGGGCGGACTGTAGGGTGGCTAACGGCAGAATATCCGGTGTGTTTCAATTGGGATAACACGGATGCCACTACCCCGGCATATATGCTGACCGCAGTGAAAAACGTCTTACGCGCAGTGCCAGATAATGGCGTTGGCTATGGTCAGTTGCGCTGGCTGGATGAAATCGGTGCGTCAGCGCTGACGGTATTGGAAGAGCAAAATACGCCAGAGATTCTGTTCAATTATCTAGGCCGTTTTGGTCGTCAGGTAGGGCCATGGTCACCGTGTGGCACGGCTGACAGTTTCCGTGATGTTTTCGTGGCCACGCAGGCGGAACAATCACCGCTCAGCCATGCGCTGGAAATTAACCTCTTTGTTGATGAGCAGGGTTCACTACCGCAACTGGCAATCCTGTGGGGCTGGGCTGATGGCATTTTTACCGCACAGGCTATCAGCGAACTGCATGATGCATTGGTTGCCGCTGTTGGGGAGCTCACTGACTTTAGCCGTCAGCAGCCACAACGAACGGCGGATACATTGACACTCTCGGAGATTGGGATGCCGGGAATGACAGCGGAAACGTTGGCACAGTTACGTCAGCAACATGGCCCATTGTCAGCGGTGTTACCGCTAATGCCGTTACAGCAAGGGTTGCTGTTTCATGCTCAGCTTGCCGAAAACCGGGGCAGCTATAATTCCCTGGTCCGTCTATCGTTGCACGAACCACTGGGGGCGGAGCAGATACGTAAGGCGTTGGACGCGCTGGTACGTCGTTATCCGCAACTGGCGGCGCGGTTTGATACTGAACTGGCCGCTCAGCCGTTGCAGGTTGTGCCATTGCTGCGTGATGACATTTCATATTGGCCATTGACAGAACACACGTTGCCGACGGCGGAAAGCGCGGCATTGTGGGAATTGGAGCATCAAGAACTTACGCGAGATCTGTTTCGTCAGCCGCATGCCATGCTACATGCCTTATTAGTGTCACACGGTCAGAGTCAGACGCTATTTCTTAATGCGCACCATTTGGTGGTTGATGGCTGGTCAACCCCGGTGCTGTTGCGGGATTTCTTTGCGCTGCTGCGTGGTGACACGCTACCGCCAGTGACGGACTATGCGCAGGTCGTTCTTCAATTGACGGGTCGCGATCTGGAGGTTTCCCGTCAAGTGTGGCGTGAGGCACTAGTCAATGCCCGTCCGACGATTTTGTTTGATAAACAATCGGATACCGAAGCGGTTCGTGAACTGGAACTGTTGCTCGACAGTGCATTAGAGCAGGCTATGCTACGGCTCTGCCGTCAACAAGGATTGACGCTTAACACCTTGATACAAGGCATATGGGGAGTGTTGTTGAGCACATACAGCGGGAGTCAGGATATCCTGTTTGGCTCTCCGGTATCAGGTCGTTTTGGCGCGTTTGACGGCGCCGAAACGCAGGTTGGGTTATTCAGCAACACGCTGCCGGTTCGGGTCCGTGTCGATCCGACACTGCCGCTGCTATCACAACTGGCGGCGTTACAACATCAACAAATCCAACTGATTGAACACGATGGGCTGGGACTGGGAGATATCCAGAAATTGGCCGGCGTCGGTACACTATTTGATACCTTGTTAGTGGTGGAAAATTATCCAGAAGGTGATGCGCTAGATTCACGTTGTACGGAAGTCAGTAACCGTGGCTATACACACTATCCGTTGACGTTACTGGTGCTGCCGGGAGAACACCTGCGGCTATTAATGGAATATCGAGACAGTGTGCCTCAGCCAGAGCGACTGTTGCAGCGATTGCAGCATCTTTTGGCGCAGCTCGTTGCGCAGCCAGAATTGCCCCTGAGTGCCTGGAATCTACTGTTACCTGAAGAAACGCAGTTTATTGACGAGGTAAACCGCACACAGCATGTTGTGCCGTCAGGAACCTTACATCAAGCGGTGGCGGAGCAGGCGCTGCGCACGCCGGATGGGGTGGCGCTGGTGGATTGCCAGCACCGACTGACTTACCGTCAGATGATGCACCACATTCAGGGAGTGGCGCAGCGGTTACGTGATGCTGGCGTTCAACCGGGTGATATTGTTGCGATAGCGTTACCGCGTTCGGTGCGTCTCAGTCTGGCGCTGTCGGCGGTATTGGCGTGTGGCGCTGCCTGGCTACCGTTGGACACCGGCTACCCGGATGAGCGGCTGGCGATGATGGTGGAGGATGCGCAACCCCGCTTGATTCTGACAGAGAGTGCCTTGCTGCCACGTTTCGCGCAGCAGGGGCAGGTGCTGATTCTGGATGCATTGATCGCAGAGTCTGCTCTGCCGGCGTATCACCGTGTCGATGTGAAGTCCGATGCAGCGGCTTATGTACTCTATACCTCTGGTTCCACCGGGCGGCCAAAAGGCGTGGTAGTCAGCCATCGGGCGATCGTGAATCGACTGTGGTGGATGCAGGATCAATATCCTCTTACCCACGAGGACGTGGTACTACAGAAAACACCATGCAGTTTTGACGTATCGGTATGGGAGTTTTTCTGGCCGCTGATGACCGGCGCAACGTTGGTGATGGCACCACCGGATTCGCATCGCGATCCTTCTATGCTGAAGCAGCTTATTCACGAGCACGCTGTGACTACACTGCACTTTGTCCCATCCATGTTGGCGGCGTTTGTTAACGCGTTGGAACAGGGAGCGGGTGAGGATAATGGCTGTGATTCGTTACTACGCGTATTTTGTAGCGGTGAGGCATTATCCCGTGAATTGGCGATGAACTGGCAGGCGCTCGTCGGTGCTCCGTTACACAATCTGTATGGCCCGACGGAAGCGGCCGTCGATGTGACCTATCAACCCGCGTTCGGTATGGCTCTGGCGGATTGTACCGCTCCTGGTATTCCTATTGGTCTACCGGTGTGGAATACCCAACTGAGAATTCTGGATGCCTGTTTGCGCCCGGTTCCGCCCGGCGTGGCTGGCGATCTCTATTTGTGTGGGAGACAACTGGCGCAAGGTTACCTGCGTCGACCTGACCTGACGGCCAGCCGATTTGTCGCCGACCCATTTGCCGCGGGGGAGCGTATGTATCGTACTGGCGATATCGCTCGATGGTTGGATGATGGCACGGTGGAATATCTGGGACGCAGCGATGATCAATTGAAAATTCGTGGTCAGCGTATTGAACTGGGCGAGATTGAGCAGGCATTGCTGGCACAGCCGCAAGTGGCTCAGGCTGTGGTGTGCGCTCGAGAACTCAGTGGGCATACAAGTACAACGCACGGCGCAGATGGACGTCAACTGGTGGCATGGTTGATCCCACAGGATGGAAGGGAACTGGATATTCCTGCGTTACAGCAGGCGTTAGCGCGGCGTTTGCCAGCACATATGCTGCCTGTGAGTTACGTGCCGATGACCGACTTTCCGCTAAGCGCCAATGGCAAACTGAACCGTAAAGCCTTGCCAATGCCAGAGATGATGCGAACTGAAGGCCGCGTCCCAGTGACCGAAAGCGAACGTTTCATCGCAGGGCGCTTTGCTGAGATTCTTCAGTGTGATCGTGTCTTCGCTGATGATGATTTCTTCGCGCTTGGGGGGCATTCGCTACTGGCGATGCAACTGGCTGCGGACATTCGGCGGTATAGCCAGTACGCGATGAGTGTGGGGCAGATCATGGCACAGCGTAGCGTAGAGAAACTGGCGAAGCTGTTGGAGGGGGCTGATGAACCTGACTCGGCTGAGAGTCATGGCAGTGGTGAAATATTGCCATTGCGTGCTGGAAACGGGCCTGCCTTATTTTGCATCCATCCAGCCTCGGGGTTCGCCTGGCAGTATTCGGGACTGTTACGCTATTTAGGCGGTAATTATCCGATTATCGGTTTGCAATCGCCACGCCCGCAGGGCGGCATTGCCCACTGCGCGTCAGTGGATGAGATGTGTGAGCGTCATCTGGCGGCCTTACGTCGTTTGCAGCCACACGGCCCCTATTTCTTGTTGGGGTACTCGCTCGGCGGCACGTTGGCGCACGGCATTGCGGCTCGTCTGCAACAGTCTGGTGAAGAGGTGGCGTTTTTAGGTCTGCTGGATACCTACCCAGCGGAAGGGCAGGATTGGAGCGGCCCAAGTGAGGATGAAGCGCGGCAGGAAGTAGAGCGGGAACAGGCTGAGTTTATGAATGCAGCCGAAGAGGAACGTGATGCGCAGTTACGGGCGGATAAGGCGGCGATGTTTAAGGATATCGTGGCAAATTACCGTGATGCCGTTCGGCTCCTCTCGACTGCAACATCACCGTGCTACCACGGCGATGCCACCTTATTCGTTGCTACCCGAACGTTACCGGCAGACATGGATGTGAAGGCCAGTTGGGCGCCCTATATCGACGGGGTGACCCTCTATCCCCAATCGAGCGAACATGCGGATATTCTCTCGCCGCACACATTGGTCGAGTTGGGGCCGTTGTTGGATAAGCTGCTGACGAAAGCGCTTTCCGCGACGGTTTGA
- a CDS encoding MbtH family protein has product MSQEQQNPFDDETLTFLVLINAQRQYSLWPQFVAAPAGWQQVFGPQSRAVCIDYIEQHWQDMRPASLQDADAR; this is encoded by the coding sequence ATGAGTCAGGAACAACAAAATCCGTTTGATGACGAGACGCTTACGTTTTTGGTTCTTATCAACGCTCAGCGCCAGTACAGCCTATGGCCACAGTTTGTCGCGGCGCCCGCTGGGTGGCAACAGGTGTTCGGTCCGCAGTCTCGTGCGGTCTGTATCGACTACATCGAACAACACTGGCAGGACATGCGTCCGGCCAGCCTGCAAGACGCCGACGCGCGCTAA
- the fes gene encoding enterochelin esterase — protein sequence MPVMQCPNFIAELLSSSEVGTVCWWKRLAAVGTPVVAPSTTPQQVEMAFFWRDPHGDEQHSPIKQVYVDINGVTNHHSEAPQSLQRLSGTDVWFWSVVIPATWRGGYSLIPITHEQLPPEFQGDEEQRSQQQCQWWCSLFACAISDPLNPYQPLITCVGGDHSVAHMPNAPEQSAWCAWDEGKGERERLPCMTLFHWRSERLGNERRVWLYTNGERVQPGSRPLVIVLDGQRWVDELPLPMALEVETAQGNLPTAVWLFIDAIDGNYRAQELPCNADFWLALQQELLPLAASLATFSDDPDRTLIVGQSYGGLSALYAGLHWPQRFGRVLTQSGSFWWPNFQLMTRFDEREVLEPGWLVQEVQQQGPAAKPLVIFQEAGDREADICFVNQQMNQALMAAGHQVFFRIYSGGHDALCWRGGLIDGLRWLLADLADNSASTDNITISTDNKITGDSDESGTTKSV from the coding sequence ATGCCAGTCATGCAGTGCCCCAATTTTATCGCCGAGCTATTGTCTTCATCTGAGGTAGGAACGGTGTGCTGGTGGAAACGGTTGGCGGCTGTCGGCACACCCGTTGTCGCTCCGTCGACAACACCTCAGCAAGTGGAAATGGCATTTTTCTGGCGTGACCCGCACGGTGATGAACAGCATTCTCCGATTAAACAGGTGTACGTCGATATCAATGGTGTGACCAACCACCACAGTGAAGCCCCACAAAGCCTGCAACGACTGAGCGGTACAGATGTCTGGTTCTGGTCCGTGGTGATTCCGGCAACATGGCGTGGCGGCTATAGCCTGATCCCCATCACTCACGAACAACTCCCCCCTGAATTTCAGGGTGATGAGGAACAGCGTAGCCAACAGCAGTGCCAGTGGTGGTGTTCATTGTTTGCATGCGCGATTTCCGATCCGCTTAACCCTTATCAGCCTCTTATCACGTGTGTGGGAGGAGACCACTCTGTGGCACATATGCCCAATGCCCCTGAACAGAGTGCATGGTGTGCTTGGGATGAAGGGAAAGGCGAACGGGAGAGACTTCCATGCATGACGCTTTTTCACTGGCGTAGCGAGCGACTCGGCAATGAGAGACGAGTCTGGCTTTATACCAACGGAGAACGTGTTCAGCCGGGATCCCGTCCGTTGGTTATTGTGTTGGATGGGCAACGGTGGGTTGATGAACTACCGCTTCCCATGGCGCTTGAAGTAGAAACGGCGCAGGGAAATCTACCCACTGCCGTCTGGCTCTTTATTGATGCGATCGATGGCAACTACCGTGCGCAGGAACTCCCCTGCAATGCCGATTTCTGGCTGGCCTTGCAGCAGGAGTTGTTACCGTTAGCGGCCAGCCTTGCCACGTTTAGTGATGACCCTGACCGTACCCTGATCGTTGGGCAGAGCTATGGTGGCCTGTCTGCACTTTATGCGGGATTGCATTGGCCGCAGCGCTTTGGACGAGTGTTGACGCAGTCCGGTTCTTTTTGGTGGCCAAATTTTCAATTGATGACCCGTTTTGACGAGCGTGAGGTTCTGGAGCCCGGCTGGCTGGTGCAAGAGGTCCAGCAGCAAGGTCCCGCGGCTAAACCCTTGGTGATTTTTCAGGAGGCTGGCGATCGCGAGGCTGATATCTGTTTCGTTAATCAGCAGATGAATCAGGCACTGATGGCGGCGGGGCACCAGGTGTTTTTTCGCATTTATTCCGGTGGGCATGATGCCCTGTGTTGGCGTGGTGGTCTGATCGATGGTCTGCGCTGGCTGTTAGCCGACCTGGCAGACAACTCGGCCTCTACTGACAACATAACAATTTCTACTGACAACAAAATAACAGGAGATAGCGATGAGTCAGGAACAACAAAATCCGTTTGA